One Deefgea tanakiae genomic region harbors:
- a CDS encoding DUF1993 domain-containing protein yields MFDYYQLTVPVYTRALKQLTHILDKAAEYAATKQINDETMLGLRLAPDMYNLTKQVQIVCDNAKFAVARLSGTQAPKHEDNEKTFAELQSRIAATLRFVSSLPQAAFVDAEKKTITLPFMLDKPMTAEFYLLSFVQPNLYFHLSTAYAILRSNGVDVGKSDFIGAM; encoded by the coding sequence ATGTTCGATTATTACCAGCTCACCGTTCCTGTTTATACTCGCGCACTAAAGCAGCTAACCCACATTCTGGATAAAGCCGCTGAGTACGCTGCAACGAAACAAATCAATGACGAAACCATGCTGGGTCTGCGCCTTGCGCCGGATATGTATAATTTGACCAAGCAAGTGCAAATCGTCTGCGATAACGCTAAATTTGCCGTGGCAAGATTATCGGGTACGCAAGCACCGAAGCATGAAGACAATGAGAAAACATTCGCTGAGTTGCAGTCACGCATCGCGGCAACCTTGCGATTTGTGAGTTCTTTACCGCAGGCGGCTTTTGTTGATGCGGAGAAGAAAACTATCACGCTGCCGTTTATGCTAGATAAGCCAATGACGGCCGAGTTTTATTTGCTATCGTTTGTGCAGCCGAATCTCTACTTTCATCTCTCTACGGCCTACGCGATTTTGCGTAGCAATGGGGTTGATGTGGGTAAAAGTGATTTTATCGGCGCGATGTAA
- a CDS encoding M14 family metallopeptidase yields the protein MPNTINAYPIGTLGLAWGSEERAAWLAQQKIQRSYLAEVISPLTTLLLDRDSPLPDAAELVEYGVLDYQAQGFAQYPLYAVRSRNWQVDRPTVLVTGGVHGYETSGVQGALQFIAQHFAQYSAQVNLLVLPCISPWGYETINRWNPNAIDPNRSFVADSASAEAATALAFVHAQAEKVRVHIDLHETTDTDNSEFGPAKAARDGLAFEYHDIPDGFYLVGDTENPAPEFQQALIAAVSKVTHIAEADAAGCLIGEPLEQFGVINYAKKALGLCGGMSNATFVTTTEVYPDSPNASPIQCNQAQVVTVCAAIDFSLRNSNTERAT from the coding sequence ATGCCCAACACAATCAACGCCTATCCCATCGGCACGCTCGGCCTCGCTTGGGGTTCAGAGGAGCGCGCCGCTTGGCTAGCGCAGCAAAAGATACAGCGCAGCTATCTTGCCGAAGTCATTTCGCCATTAACGACCCTACTCCTAGACAGAGATTCGCCGCTGCCCGATGCGGCAGAGCTGGTTGAATACGGTGTGCTGGATTATCAGGCTCAGGGTTTTGCACAATATCCGCTGTATGCAGTGCGTAGCCGCAACTGGCAAGTCGATCGCCCCACAGTACTTGTGACAGGCGGTGTGCATGGTTACGAAACCAGTGGTGTGCAAGGTGCGCTGCAATTTATTGCGCAGCACTTTGCCCAATACAGCGCGCAAGTCAATTTACTGGTGCTGCCCTGTATTAGCCCGTGGGGGTATGAAACGATCAATCGTTGGAACCCAAACGCGATTGATCCAAATCGCTCTTTTGTTGCAGACAGCGCTTCAGCAGAAGCTGCCACAGCACTGGCTTTTGTGCATGCGCAAGCAGAGAAAGTACGGGTGCATATCGACCTACACGAAACGACGGATACCGATAACAGCGAATTTGGCCCCGCCAAAGCCGCCCGTGACGGCCTTGCGTTTGAATATCACGATATTCCTGATGGTTTTTACTTGGTTGGCGATACTGAAAACCCAGCCCCAGAATTTCAACAGGCTTTGATTGCCGCGGTGAGCAAAGTAACGCACATCGCCGAGGCGGATGCGGCGGGCTGTCTGATCGGAGAGCCACTTGAGCAGTTTGGCGTGATCAACTATGCCAAGAAAGCATTAGGATTATGTGGTGGTATGAGCAATGCCACTTTCGTCACCACCACCGAAGTCTATCCCGACAGCCCCAACGCCAGCCCAATTCAATGCAACCAAGCGCAGGTGGTAACAGTGTGCGCTGCGATTGATTTTTCGCTGCGGAACTCCAACACAGAGAGAGCGACTTAA
- a CDS encoding phosphatase domain-containing putative toxin, with the protein MNLHPFDSLELPDGGQILFTPCPGTKAADLDASVAQLKAAGASAIVTLMPNEELQANGAASLPAVCQAHDLAWFHFPVEDDAAPAAGFACAWVAHSAEVLQILADGGTIAVHCKGGSGRTGLMVAMLLINRGEPLPTVIEQVQEIRPKALQIPAHLEFLSEAAARV; encoded by the coding sequence ATGAACCTGCATCCTTTTGACTCGCTGGAATTGCCTGATGGTGGCCAGATTTTGTTCACCCCTTGCCCAGGGACTAAGGCCGCAGATTTAGATGCCTCGGTCGCGCAACTCAAAGCGGCTGGTGCTAGTGCGATTGTGACCTTAATGCCAAATGAAGAATTGCAAGCCAACGGGGCAGCCTCATTGCCTGCCGTGTGCCAAGCGCATGACTTAGCATGGTTTCATTTTCCCGTGGAAGACGATGCTGCGCCTGCTGCTGGGTTTGCCTGCGCATGGGTGGCACACTCAGCAGAAGTACTACAGATCTTAGCTGATGGCGGCACGATTGCTGTGCATTGCAAGGGGGGCTCTGGCCGTACTGGTTTGATGGTGGCGATGCTCTTGATTAACCGCGGCGAGCCACTACCAACCGTCATCGAACAAGTGCAAGAAATTCGTCCAAAAGCACTGCAAATCCCTGCGCATTTAGAATTTCTAAGCGAAGCGGCCGCTCGCGTTTAA
- a CDS encoding LytR/AlgR family response regulator transcription factor: protein MNTALRLFLVDDELPALNRLQDILSDCAQECPNQVIGTATNGMSALPQIAEHDIDVVILDIQMPQMSGIEIAKKLMKLAKPPAVIFATAFEDYGVAAFDVQAVDYLLKPIRQDRLLTALKRVLELRKPTNTTETPRQEGVRSHFSVTERGRIHLIPTSEARFLKAEQKYITLRTRDREYLLEDSLTKLEDEFGSKFVRIHRNCLVSRDNIAGFEREVQDGGEAHWVVVLRDVPERLPVSRRQQHIIKEFKKGHDG, encoded by the coding sequence ATGAATACTGCGTTACGACTCTTTCTCGTTGATGATGAATTGCCCGCCCTGAATCGTCTGCAAGACATTCTGAGCGATTGCGCACAAGAGTGCCCCAATCAAGTCATCGGCACCGCCACCAATGGCATGAGCGCTTTGCCGCAAATTGCCGAGCACGATATTGATGTGGTGATTTTGGATATCCAAATGCCGCAAATGAGCGGCATCGAAATAGCCAAAAAGTTGATGAAATTAGCCAAACCGCCCGCCGTGATTTTCGCGACCGCATTTGAAGACTATGGTGTAGCCGCGTTTGATGTGCAGGCGGTGGATTATTTGCTCAAGCCTATCCGCCAAGATCGCCTGCTGACCGCACTCAAACGCGTTTTAGAGCTACGTAAGCCCACCAACACCACCGAAACGCCTAGGCAAGAAGGGGTACGCAGCCACTTTAGCGTGACCGAACGCGGCCGAATTCATCTGATTCCAACCAGCGAAGCGCGCTTTTTGAAGGCCGAACAAAAATACATCACACTACGTACACGGGATCGCGAGTATCTGCTGGAAGACTCGCTGACTAAACTTGAAGATGAATTTGGATCAAAGTTTGTGCGTATTCACCGCAATTGTTTAGTGTCTCGCGATAATATTGCAGGGTTCGAACGCGAAGTTCAAGACGGTGGCGAAGCGCATTGGGTCGTCGTTTTACGCGATGTGCCAGAACGATTGCCGGTCAGTCGTCGGCAACAGCACATCATCAAAGAATTTAAAAAAGGTCATGATGGATAA
- a CDS encoding sensor histidine kinase, giving the protein MEQSTSSMPNFRNLGVLLRALVLIHLGVLIYVLVTINHWGEWSNKLTEASLWVEPVLLISLAGLALFSTPLQRINYRHAITAVLIWVLLVSWGISAIFDNILPMEQKGMPFRFELVSMSVALLLLLHYQLWIRALSPRLAEARLIALQARIRPHFFFNSLNAVLSLIRSQPKLAEKLLENLSDLFRVAMGSETGLSTMAREVELAQGYLEIEKVRLGERLHVEWHIDKMPAQASIPPLILQPLLENAIYHGIEPNIEPGTIQLNVFRVRDEVHIDIRNPLLNHIPLRRGNGMALDNVRERLLLYYDAEANVSINSGNDYYQIHITLPYREL; this is encoded by the coding sequence ATGGAACAATCAACATCGTCAATGCCAAATTTTCGCAATCTCGGTGTTTTGCTACGCGCCTTGGTGCTGATTCATTTGGGCGTGTTGATCTATGTATTGGTCACGATCAATCATTGGGGCGAATGGAGCAATAAACTCACCGAGGCGAGCCTCTGGGTTGAACCGGTGTTGTTGATTTCTTTAGCGGGCTTGGCGCTGTTTAGCACCCCACTACAGCGGATTAATTATCGACATGCCATAACAGCAGTTTTAATTTGGGTGCTTTTGGTGTCGTGGGGAATTTCTGCTATCTTCGATAATATATTGCCGATGGAACAAAAAGGGATGCCGTTTCGATTCGAGCTGGTTTCGATGAGTGTGGCGCTTTTGCTACTGCTGCATTATCAATTATGGATACGCGCCTTATCACCGAGATTGGCCGAAGCACGACTCATTGCATTGCAAGCGCGAATTAGGCCACATTTTTTCTTTAATAGTTTGAATGCAGTGCTATCTTTAATACGCAGCCAACCCAAACTAGCAGAAAAACTACTCGAAAACTTATCTGATTTATTTCGGGTGGCGATGGGATCGGAGACGGGGCTTTCCACAATGGCGCGCGAAGTCGAATTAGCGCAAGGTTATTTGGAAATTGAAAAGGTACGTTTAGGCGAGCGGCTACATGTGGAATGGCATATTGATAAAATGCCCGCGCAAGCTTCAATCCCGCCGCTGATTTTGCAACCTTTACTCGAAAATGCGATTTACCACGGAATTGAACCGAATATTGAGCCCGGCACTATCCAGCTCAATGTATTCCGAGTGCGCGATGAAGTGCATATCGACATTCGAAATCCTTTGTTAAACCACATACCGCTCAGGCGCGGCAATGGCATGGCGCTAGACAATGTACGCGAACGTTTACTGCTTTATTATGATGCTGAAGCGAATGTCAGCATAAATTCAGGAAACGACTATTATCAAATACATATCACGCTACCCTATCGGGAGCTTTAA
- a CDS encoding chloramphenicol phosphotransferase CPT family protein gives MSLPQVIILNGTSSSGKTSIAKALQELLPQQYLNFSIDSILYALPETDLQLMKQGKTITRAGYDWPSLVRGYHYCLPALLQAGCHLLIDNAWCDRNEKRELLTELAGYSVALIGVQCDIEVAQAREQARGDRAIGLVEWQAPIVHQDMTYDLDIDTTSIEPQALAIKLCDQIRHQAMWRGAVETLEHLNIYN, from the coding sequence ATGTCTTTACCGCAAGTCATCATCTTGAACGGCACCAGCAGTTCAGGCAAAACCAGTATCGCCAAAGCGCTGCAAGAATTGCTGCCGCAGCAATACCTGAACTTTAGTATCGACAGTATTTTGTATGCTCTGCCTGAAACTGATTTGCAGCTCATGAAACAAGGCAAAACAATCACGCGCGCGGGCTACGATTGGCCGAGCTTAGTGCGAGGCTATCATTATTGCTTGCCCGCCTTGTTGCAAGCGGGTTGCCATTTGCTGATTGATAATGCGTGGTGTGATCGCAATGAAAAACGCGAATTGCTGACTGAGCTGGCAGGTTACTCGGTGGCGCTCATTGGCGTTCAATGTGATATTGAAGTCGCGCAGGCACGTGAACAAGCACGTGGTGATCGGGCGATAGGTTTGGTCGAATGGCAAGCGCCAATTGTTCATCAAGACATGACGTATGATCTTGACATTGATACGACGAGTATTGAGCCGCAGGCATTGGCTATAAAGCTCTGCGATCAGATACGTCATCAAGCGATGTGGCGTGGTGCGGTTGAAACTTTAGAGCACTTGAATATCTACAATTAA
- a CDS encoding bifunctional diguanylate cyclase/phosphodiesterase, with product MSSVLQLRNQEKVLLSLGEKVMAAEALDVQRNLIEFLYIPEQSNRIVSGLIETMQLKPTSDLAMLDAPLRNTFKQTMADKTALSVIGFGSEMGGFIGFRREDQSQVFNLLLQDDRTKNALNIYPSDQLSTPTASIQNYDPRTRPWYQPVAEKKTMLWSDIYSNIDEKKAVTISNSLPVFNNQQQLIGVLVSDIRIDQFNRFLLNQSSLGTGAIFIVDAQNRLVAHSSTDSVLSHGQSQTPRGERILAVESSKPLISAAAEQLNGERKFSFHFEKERIYGHILPLEYSGIQWRIVVLTPEQDLVGTLRQEQQQTMLLILLIGLGIAILSWFVLGRITRPIISTAKAAEKLGHTDWQPLPMPRIQLQETALLTTTFNDMAAKLALSFEQMNRQIRFDNMTGLMNRNGLTVAVNDWGFSPAQNQLMLLIGLDGYRAINDSVGHTLGDALLKSIANRLMQNIPPDALLARTAGAEFTILIPEANNQDEAIFTTLRYLAYFSEAFKAAESSDEVVVTASIGLVYGQFKRLELNDWLRNASVALGKAKAKGFGSYALFEASMIEQSIAKTRITNELKLAIERQEFQVFFQPVIDLQTGETIGAEALIRWQSPRGMISPGVFIPAAEDSGLILQIGNWVLRESCQQIANKLKAGWRADFDVHVNVSVRQLIQSDFYEQLLQILQETGLPAHNLTLEITESCLVTQSEVVASLIKRVRSLGVSIAIDDFGTGYSSLAYLHQFDFDYLKIDQSFIARMLENIQDEAIVSAIISMASGFKVVLVGEGIETEAQANRLRELGCQRVQGYFFGRPAPLESWPE from the coding sequence ATGAGTAGTGTTTTGCAGTTACGCAATCAAGAGAAAGTTTTGCTTAGTCTTGGCGAAAAGGTGATGGCTGCTGAAGCGCTTGATGTGCAGCGCAATTTAATTGAATTCCTCTATATACCAGAGCAAAGCAATAGAATAGTTTCGGGTTTGATTGAGACGATGCAGCTCAAGCCCACTTCTGATTTAGCCATGTTGGATGCGCCACTGCGCAATACATTCAAGCAAACCATGGCCGATAAAACCGCACTGAGTGTGATCGGGTTCGGTTCGGAAATGGGGGGTTTCATCGGATTTCGCCGTGAAGATCAAAGCCAAGTTTTTAATCTGTTATTACAAGACGATAGAACAAAAAACGCGCTCAATATTTATCCTAGCGACCAACTTTCAACTCCCACTGCGAGCATTCAAAACTACGATCCAAGAACTCGTCCTTGGTATCAACCCGTAGCTGAAAAAAAGACGATGCTGTGGTCGGATATCTACAGCAATATCGATGAGAAAAAAGCCGTCACCATCTCTAATTCCCTACCCGTTTTTAATAATCAGCAACAACTGATCGGGGTCTTAGTCAGTGATATTCGGATCGATCAATTCAATCGATTTCTGCTCAATCAATCGAGCTTGGGCACCGGTGCTATTTTTATAGTCGATGCTCAAAATCGTTTAGTCGCTCATTCCTCGACTGATAGCGTATTGAGCCATGGTCAATCGCAGACACCGCGTGGTGAGCGGATTTTGGCTGTGGAAAGCTCGAAACCATTAATTAGCGCGGCAGCTGAACAACTGAATGGTGAGCGTAAATTTTCCTTTCATTTTGAAAAAGAGCGCATTTACGGCCATATCTTGCCACTGGAATATTCCGGTATTCAATGGCGAATCGTGGTGCTCACCCCAGAGCAAGACTTAGTTGGCACACTTCGCCAAGAGCAGCAGCAGACGATGCTGTTAATTTTATTGATTGGGCTTGGCATTGCGATTTTAAGTTGGTTTGTATTGGGACGAATTACCCGACCGATTATTTCTACCGCCAAAGCGGCTGAAAAGCTAGGCCATACCGATTGGCAGCCGCTACCGATGCCCAGAATTCAGCTCCAAGAAACCGCCTTATTGACGACCACCTTCAACGATATGGCCGCTAAATTGGCACTGTCGTTTGAGCAAATGAATCGGCAGATTCGCTTTGATAATATGACCGGGTTGATGAATCGAAATGGCCTGACGGTGGCGGTGAATGATTGGGGCTTTTCACCCGCACAAAATCAGTTGATGTTGTTGATTGGTCTGGATGGCTACCGTGCGATTAATGATAGTGTTGGCCATACCTTGGGCGATGCTTTATTGAAATCAATTGCCAATCGTTTAATGCAAAATATTCCGCCCGATGCCCTACTCGCTCGTACTGCAGGAGCGGAGTTTACGATTTTGATTCCCGAAGCCAATAATCAAGACGAGGCTATTTTTACGACTCTACGCTATTTGGCTTATTTTTCTGAAGCATTTAAAGCGGCTGAGTCATCCGATGAAGTGGTCGTTACCGCATCGATAGGCTTGGTATATGGACAATTTAAACGTCTAGAACTCAATGATTGGCTTCGAAATGCAAGCGTTGCACTGGGCAAAGCGAAGGCTAAGGGCTTTGGCTCTTATGCACTGTTTGAAGCGAGCATGATTGAGCAGTCGATTGCCAAAACACGCATCACCAATGAGTTGAAATTGGCGATCGAACGGCAAGAATTCCAAGTATTCTTCCAACCGGTGATTGATTTGCAAACGGGCGAAACCATTGGTGCAGAAGCCTTGATTCGTTGGCAAAGCCCGCGTGGCATGATTTCGCCAGGTGTGTTTATTCCGGCTGCTGAAGATTCTGGTTTGATTCTACAAATTGGTAATTGGGTACTGCGCGAATCCTGCCAGCAAATTGCCAATAAACTCAAAGCGGGCTGGCGTGCTGATTTTGATGTTCATGTGAATGTGTCGGTGCGGCAGTTGATTCAATCGGATTTTTATGAGCAGTTGCTACAAATTTTGCAAGAAACCGGCTTGCCTGCACACAATCTGACGCTTGAAATCACCGAGTCTTGTTTGGTGACGCAAAGTGAAGTCGTGGCAAGCTTAATTAAGCGCGTACGCAGCCTTGGCGTCAGCATCGCAATTGATGACTTTGGCACGGGCTATTCATCGCTGGCGTATTTACATCAGTTTGATTTTGACTATCTCAAAATTGATCAATCCTTTATCGCCAGAATGTTGGAAAACATCCAAGATGAAGCGATTGTTTCAGCGATTATCAGCATGGCCTCCGGCTTTAAAGTGGTACTAGTCGGTGAAGGTATCGAAACTGAAGCCCAAGCTAATCGTTTGCGAGAGCTGGGTTGCCAACGAGTGCAAGGCTATTTCTTTGGCCGCCCTGCCCCGCTGGAATCATGGCCCGAGTAA
- a CDS encoding M15 family metallopeptidase, whose amino-acid sequence MNLPLHLQTYWQQLGIAPEVLQHKALCVFEEATELVDVEAAIDGRVWQLTPAAAQAWCSMQAAAFSDGIDLKIASAYRASSRQVELIQNKIDAGIGIDDILQVLAPPGCSEHHTGRAVDIFTPGGPVVTEAFETTAAFTWLQQHAHEFGFTLSFPRDNPFGYVYEPWHWCFQSTDAMQHLGDIR is encoded by the coding sequence ATGAATTTACCCTTGCATTTACAAACCTACTGGCAGCAGCTCGGCATTGCGCCTGAAGTCTTGCAGCATAAAGCCTTGTGCGTTTTTGAGGAGGCGACCGAGCTGGTCGATGTCGAGGCCGCAATTGACGGCCGCGTTTGGCAGCTGACGCCTGCCGCGGCGCAAGCGTGGTGCTCGATGCAAGCGGCCGCTTTCAGCGATGGAATTGATTTAAAAATCGCCTCGGCGTATCGCGCTAGCTCGCGGCAAGTTGAGCTGATTCAGAACAAAATCGATGCTGGCATTGGCATCGACGATATTCTGCAAGTGCTCGCACCGCCCGGTTGCAGCGAGCATCATACAGGTAGGGCGGTGGATATTTTTACGCCGGGTGGCCCAGTGGTGACTGAAGCATTTGAAACGACGGCGGCATTTACATGGCTGCAACAGCACGCTCATGAGTTTGGTTTTACGCTTTCATTCCCACGCGATAATCCATTTGGCTATGTGTACGAGCCGTGGCACTGGTGTTTTCAGTCGACTGACGCAATGCAGCATCTAGGGGATATACGGTAG
- a CDS encoding DUF2721 domain-containing protein, translating to MMDNFSINTPSLLFPAISLLMLAYTNRFLTISSIIRQLYEHHSNNPHDNILRQLGNLRQRVWLIRYMQAFGITSLLLCIVSMILISMSMSTYAQGLFIASLVLMTGSLVLCLLEVMVSDSALKILLSDIEKDLKKP from the coding sequence ATGATGGATAATTTTAGTATTAACACCCCCTCACTACTTTTTCCTGCAATCTCCTTGCTGATGCTCGCCTACACCAATCGTTTTCTCACGATTTCTAGCATTATTCGCCAGTTGTACGAGCATCACAGTAATAATCCACACGACAATATCCTGCGACAACTCGGCAACCTGCGCCAACGCGTTTGGCTGATTCGCTATATGCAAGCTTTCGGTATCACCAGCCTGCTGCTGTGTATTGTGTCGATGATTTTGATCTCGATGAGCATGAGCACTTATGCGCAAGGATTATTCATCGCCAGCCTAGTGTTGATGACAGGCTCTTTGGTCTTGTGCCTGCTCGAAGTGATGGTCTCTGACTCTGCGCTGAAGATCTTGTTATCTGATATCGAAAAAGACCTCAAAAAGCCTTAA
- the parC gene encoding DNA topoisomerase IV subunit A — MSDDLLDPVETPIEPIALSPSGPSRFIETQVSTVPDDGESVQLGLYAEKSYLEYAMSVVKSRALPQIEDGQKPVQRRILYAMHELGLSSTAKPMKSARIVGDVLGKYHPHGDQSAYDALVRIAQDFSLRYPLIDGHGNFGSRDGDGAAAYRYTEARLTPVADLLLGELDKGTTDFTPNYDGAFQEPVLLPARLPMLLLNGASGIAVGMATEMPSHNLGEVADASIALIRNPKLSTAELLTYIQGPDLPGGGQIISSHKDIATAYENGRGSLKVRARWEKEELARGQWQMIVTELPHGTSSQKVLEEIEELTNPKVKKGKKALTQDQVQTKQLILSVLDRVRDESGKDKSVRLVFEPKSSRQSSDDLMNLLLAHTSLESSLSINIVTIGRDGRPGQKTLRDLIAEWIDFRFVTVTRRCQHRLGQVDDRIHILEGRLLVLLNIDEVIRIIRHSDEPKSALMEAFNLSERQAEDILEIRLRQLARLEGIKIEQELTALRTEKAELENLLANPAAMQKQIIKEIDADKKKYADPRRTLIEQAERAVAEIAVVDEPVTIILSEKGWLRARQGHGLDLQSLTFKDGDSQLAAIECRTVDQIALFGSDGRVYSIQASVVPGGRGDGVPVTTLVDLVAKTRITQMLAAKMGEWLVIANSSGYGFACQFDNLLSRQKAGKAFLTLEEDEKLLRVTTFVPRETSIVACLSSAGKLHLFPYSEFKQLTGGGRGVITMALDDKDQLGAITICDGITLTINVVNRGKAVEWVLNENEMAPYIGKRARKGKPISSAFKFPGF; from the coding sequence ATGTCTGATGATTTGCTCGACCCCGTAGAAACGCCGATTGAACCGATTGCGCTAAGCCCCAGTGGGCCAAGTCGCTTTATTGAAACGCAAGTCTCGACAGTACCCGATGATGGTGAGTCGGTACAGCTAGGGCTTTACGCAGAGAAGAGCTATCTCGAATACGCAATGAGCGTAGTAAAAAGCCGTGCTTTGCCGCAAATCGAAGACGGGCAAAAGCCTGTGCAACGGCGGATTTTATACGCGATGCACGAGCTGGGTTTAAGCTCGACGGCCAAACCAATGAAATCAGCGCGGATTGTCGGTGACGTATTGGGTAAATACCATCCCCACGGCGATCAATCGGCCTACGATGCGCTGGTGCGGATTGCGCAAGATTTCTCGCTGCGTTATCCATTGATCGATGGCCACGGTAATTTTGGTTCACGCGATGGTGACGGCGCTGCGGCATATCGTTACACCGAGGCGCGTTTAACGCCGGTGGCCGATTTGCTACTGGGCGAGCTGGACAAAGGCACCACTGATTTCACGCCGAACTACGACGGCGCGTTCCAAGAGCCAGTCTTGCTACCAGCGCGTTTGCCGATGTTGCTGCTCAATGGCGCATCGGGAATTGCCGTCGGCATGGCGACTGAAATGCCGTCGCATAATTTAGGCGAAGTCGCTGATGCCAGTATCGCGCTGATTCGCAATCCAAAATTAAGCACGGCTGAATTACTGACTTATATCCAAGGCCCCGATTTGCCGGGCGGCGGTCAAATTATTTCGTCGCATAAAGACATCGCCACCGCCTACGAAAATGGTCGCGGCAGTTTGAAAGTACGTGCGCGTTGGGAAAAAGAAGAACTCGCCCGCGGTCAGTGGCAAATGATCGTCACCGAATTGCCGCATGGCACATCGAGCCAAAAAGTACTCGAAGAAATCGAAGAACTCACCAACCCGAAAGTGAAGAAGGGTAAAAAAGCACTGACACAAGATCAAGTGCAAACCAAACAATTGATCCTCAGCGTACTTGATCGGGTGCGCGATGAGTCAGGCAAAGATAAATCAGTTCGCTTGGTCTTTGAACCAAAATCATCACGGCAAAGCTCAGATGATTTGATGAATCTACTGCTGGCACACACCAGCCTAGAGAGTAGCTTATCGATCAATATCGTCACTATTGGTCGCGATGGGCGCCCGGGGCAAAAAACGCTGCGTGATTTGATTGCCGAGTGGATCGACTTCCGCTTTGTCACCGTCACGCGCCGTTGCCAGCATCGTCTCGGTCAAGTCGACGATAGGATTCATATCCTCGAAGGCCGCTTGCTGGTTCTACTAAATATCGACGAAGTCATTCGTATCATCCGTCATTCGGATGAACCGAAATCGGCATTGATGGAAGCGTTTAATTTATCAGAACGCCAAGCTGAAGACATTCTTGAAATTCGACTACGCCAATTAGCGCGCCTTGAAGGCATTAAGATTGAGCAAGAATTAACGGCTTTGCGTACCGAAAAAGCCGAGTTAGAAAACTTGCTCGCCAATCCTGCCGCAATGCAAAAGCAAATTATCAAAGAAATCGACGCCGATAAAAAGAAATACGCCGATCCACGCCGCACCTTGATCGAACAAGCCGAGCGCGCCGTAGCCGAAATCGCGGTGGTCGATGAGCCAGTAACGATTATCCTGTCAGAAAAAGGTTGGTTGCGTGCCCGCCAAGGTCATGGCCTTGATTTGCAAAGCCTGACCTTCAAAGATGGCGATAGCCAATTGGCGGCGATTGAATGCCGCACGGTCGATCAAATTGCACTGTTTGGTAGTGATGGTCGCGTCTATTCGATTCAAGCCTCCGTCGTTCCTGGCGGGCGTGGCGATGGTGTTCCGGTGACAACCCTAGTCGATTTGGTCGCCAAAACACGTATTACACAAATGTTAGCGGCGAAAATGGGCGAATGGTTGGTGATCGCTAATTCAAGTGGTTACGGTTTTGCTTGCCAATTTGATAATCTGCTCAGCCGACAAAAAGCGGGTAAAGCGTTCTTGACGCTTGAAGAGGACGAGAAACTACTACGCGTAACGACATTTGTTCCACGTGAAACATCGATTGTCGCGTGTCTATCTAGCGCGGGTAAATTGCATTTGTTCCCGTACAGCGAATTCAAGCAACTCACCGGAGGTGGCCGTGGCGTCATTACGATGGCGCTGGACGACAAAGATCAGCTCGGTGCGATCACGATTTGCGATGGCATTACGCTCACGATTAATGTCGTCAACCGTGGCAAAGCGGTTGAGTGGGTGCTGAACGAAAACGAAATGGCACCGTATATCGGCAAACGCGCTCGCAAAGGCAAGCCGATTAGCAGTGCATTTAAGTTTCCTGGATTTTAA